The following coding sequences lie in one Heliangelus exortis chromosome 8, bHelExo1.hap1, whole genome shotgun sequence genomic window:
- the REG4 gene encoding regenerating islet-derived protein 4, with product MVAAAKLTLLLLSCLGLLWPVGAQYIDYCPKGWSYYKLNCIKYFPQLQTWDEAERQCQASHPDAHLAWVEDAREAATLRRIISYHQRVQSVWLGLHYSLQGGAWEWTSGEKYSVSNGLPGNGARGGTCGLLTHHTAFNIWSSADCSQKHHYICKFTPLH from the exons ATGGTGGCAGCAGCCAAACtcaccctcctgctgctgagctgcttgggGCTCCTGTGGCCAGTCG GTGCCCAATACATAGACTACTGCCCCAAGGGCTGGTCCTACTACAAACTCAACTGCATCAAGTACTTCCCTCAGCTCCAGACCTGGGACGAAGCTGAG AGGCAGTGCCAGGCCAGCCACCCTGATGCCCACCTGGCCTGGGTGGAGGATGCCCGGGAGGCAGCCACCCTGCGCAGAATCATCTCCTACCACCAGCGTGTGCAGTCCGTCTGGCTTGGCCTCCACTACAGTCTCCAG GGTGGGGCCTGGGAGTGGACATCTGGGGAGAAGTACAGTGTCTCCAATGGGCTGCCTGGGAACGGTGCCCGTGGGGGAACTTGTGGGCTGCTGACCCACCACACAG CCTTCAACATATGGTCCAGCGCCGACTGCTCCCAGAAGCATCACTACATCTGCAAGTTCACACCCTTACACTGA